The region CCTTGCCGAACATCTCCGAGCTCGATGCTTGGTAGACGCGGATGCCGCGGTCCACCGAGCGCACCGCCTCCAGGACCCGGGTTACGCCGAGCGCGGTGAACTGGCCGGTCAAGACCGGCTGCGTCCACGAGGCCGGGACGAACGACTGCGCGGCGAGGTTGTAGATCTCGTTCGGCCGGACGGCCGCGACGACCGAGCTGATCGAGCTCTGGTCGAGCAGGTCGCCCGACACGAGCTCCAAGTCGTCGACGATGTGCTGGATCCGTTCGTGGACATCGGTCGAGGAGCGGCGCGTCATCCCGACGACGCGATAGCCCTGGGAGAGCAGGAACTCCGCCAGGAACGAGCCGTCTTGGCCGGTTATCCCGGTGATCAACGCGGTTTTTTGTGGCACGGGGACCCTTTCAGTTCAGGATCTGAACGTTCTTGCCGCTCTCGTCGAACACGAAGCGCGTCTCGAACAGCTCGTCGCGCTCGGGCCCGACCACCTTCGACTGGATCACCAGGCGGTGCACCAGCCGGTCGTTGTGGCGAACGATCCCGGAGTAGAAGTACTGCACCAGCGGGGTGACGCGCTCGTCGAGCGGCGCCAGCCGGCGGCGCTCGACCAGCATCTGCAAGAGCCGCGTCTGCAGCTCCTTGGGAAGCAGCCGCGCCGTGTCGTCGGGCGTCATCCGAACCGCCGCGAGCTCATCCTGCGCCTTGTTCGCCTCCGTCACGGGCCGGTCGGTCGTGTAGCGGATGATCGCGTCCCAGTCGTCGGCCGGGATCCCGGTGAAGCGCATCCCGTAGCGCCACACCTTGCGGCCTTGGTGCTGGACGTTGTCGTGCCAGACGACCTTCGCGCGCATCCGCAGATTGCGCTCGTCGAGCACGACGCGCACCTCGAACTCGTCGCGCTTGATCGGCTCCTGGGTGAGAATGCACAACCCGCCGCCCCCGATGTCGAGCCCGATCGCCGCGTGCGTCGTCTTCCCGTCGAGGCTGTAGGCCGCCCGGTACGGTTTGCGCTTGCGAGGAAACTTGCGGCGGTTCTGTTCCTTCCCGGTGAACCAGGCCAACAGCTCGGGGAGCATAGTAGTACCTTGAGGCTACCAGGCCGCCCGCGCGATCGCCTCCCACTGCTCCGGGCCGGTCCCGCTCCAGTCGTAGAAGGTCACCCCGATCGCACCGGCGCGGCGGGCGGCCTCGACCGCCGCCGTGAGCTCCTCGCCGGGCGGCGCGCCGCGCTTGCTCAGCACGCCGGTCTGCGCGCCGACGTCGACGGGAACCTCGCGCGCCGCGAGCCGGCGCACCAGCGCGACCGACCCGCCGACCGCGGCGCGCGCTTTGTCCGGCGAGTCCCACGGTCCCATCATCCGCCAGTACGTCATCGGCTGCAGCACGTCGGCGTCGCGCGCGATCGCGGCGTACGGAAACTTCGCCGCATCCAGGTGTTCGAGAAATGGATCCTCGACCGTCGCCACCAGCAGCACGCGCGGGCCGACGGCGCGCCGCAGCGCGCCGAGATACGCCGATAGCGCGGCGAACCCGGCCGGACCGTCACCGAGGTACTCGTCGCCGCGCTCGAGGTCGACCGCGAGCCCGCTCAGCGCGGTGCCGGACGGCGTGCGGTACGCGGCGACCGCCGCGTCGCGCGCGAGGTCGTCGAACGCCGGCGCGCGCGGCACCGTCCAACCGATCACCGCGACGCGGTGCGCGGCGAGCTCGTCGATCAGCCGGTCGATCGTCGCTTTCGCGGCCGGCGTCACCTCGTCGAAGGCGCCGTACGCGAGCCGGAGCTCGACCGAGCGCAATCCGGCGCGCGTCGCGGTCGCGACGATCTGGTCGACGTCGAGCTTCGCGTACGACGCGTCGTCGAGCGGATCACCCGAGAACGCAAGCCACGCCGATTTGCCGCGCATCGCATCGACCGTGCTGACCGGCAGCTCCGGCGGCACGTCGGCATGGACGTCCGCTTCACCGGCGGCGCTGCTCGAGGCCGCGTCGCTTGCGGCCGGCGAACGGACGACGGCATACCGCGCGACGCGGCCCGGTTGCACGGCGGCATCGTCCCATGACGATGCGGGCGCGCGAAGCGTCGCCGCGAGCGTGCGCCGCCCGCGCTCGCCGACGCGGTAGACGCGCACGGCGCCGGCGCGCGTTTGCGGAAACCAGCCGACGCGCACGAGGTGCGGGCCGACCGCATCGGCGACCGTGCGCGGCGCGCGCCACGCGCGCGTGTCGAACGACGCGCGCTGCTCGCCGAGTCCCTGCGGGCGGTTCGCGACGACGCGCACGTTCACCGGGCCCTCGTCGCGCACCGAGATGATCGCGGCCGGGCCGCCGAAGCGCAGCCGCGTCTGCCACTGCGCCGTGCCGCGCGAGGTGAAGTAGTCGAAGTCGGCGCCGCGCCGCAGCCGCACGACGTTGCCTTGCGCGTCGTGCAGGACGACGCGCACGAGCGCGCGCGCCTCGCCGTCCGGCGAAACACCGAGCGGGCGAACGTCGAGCGCGAACGACGTCGCCGGCGCCGACTCCCACAGCACCGTCGGCTGCGGCGCCGGCGCGCTCGACGGCAGCGGCGTCGGCCACGCGAACGGCGAGGGGCTCTGCGCGGTCGACGCGAGCACGACGATGATGACGAACGCGAGCGGAGCGAAGCGATGCATGCAACGAAAAGGACGCCGCCCGATGGGCGGCGTCCTGCCTTCGCGTTCCGCCGGAGCGCTCAGAACTTGGTCTGGAAGTAGAGCTGGACTTGCCGGGGTCCTTGATCCGGCGAATAGTAGTAGAGGGTGTTGGGCACGCTGTGCGGGCCGTACGCGTTGAGGTCGGGGTTCGGCTTGTGAGCCGCGTAGTTGCCGTTGGTCGCCGCGAACACGTCGCCCTGGTTGTTCTGCAAGAGGTTGCGCACGTTGAACCCGGCGGTCACCACGCGCTTCCCGTGCTTCACGATGTCGTAGCCGATGTCGAGCGCCGTCCAGTACATCGCGCGCGAGAAGTGCACCGCGGTGTCGGTGGAGACGCAGGTGCTCTTGCCGTTGACGAGCTCCATGTCGATGCACGTCGAGCCGGTGACGTTGTACGGCGCCCCGACCTGGTAGATCACGAACGGATCGGCGTGGAATCGGCCTTGCCGGTAGTCGCCGGTCCAGGCGATGCTCCACGGCGGCTGCGAGGAGTTCCGGAACAGCGTCCCGGTCGCGAGGAACGCGGCGAGGTAGGAACCGCTCGAGGTGATGCTGCCGTACGGCGTTCCGCCGGCGAGCGTTCCGGACGTCACCGAACCCCAGTAGTTGACGTACGTTCCGTCGAAGTACCACGAGAGCCCGTCACGCCCGTTGGGCAGCACGTGGTTCCAGGCGAACTCGAAGCCGGTCGCTTTGTTCTCGATTCCGGTCCGGAAGAACGACGGCCCTTTGGTCGTGATCGTGTTGTTCGGATTGACAACGTACTGTCGGACGCTCTCGAGCTTGTTCGTGGAGTGCCGGTAGAACGGCGAGACACGGTACGAGTCGATGCCGTTCGGGAGGGACTTCTCGAACGAGAGGTCGGCGTTGTAGTTGCGCTCCGGCACGACGCCGGCGCCGGGATAGTAGACGGAGACGATCCGCGCGTCCTGCGCCTGGACTCCGTCCGGTGAGTTGTTGAAGACGTACGCCGCCGGGACGAACGACGACGTCACGCCGTACGAGCCGCGGATCGCCGAGCTGGAGTTCGGAGACCACGAGAACGCGAAGCGCGGTTCCCACGCCTTCGTACTGTACGGGCCGTACGCGTAGCTCTTGGTGATCGTCCCGTTCGCGTTGTGGACGTCGGGGCGGTTCGGGATCACGTACGTCTCGGAGTCGAAGCGCAGCGACGGCTCGACGACGAGCTTCCCGAAGGTCTGCTTCGTCCCCGCGTAGACCGACGGAAGGATCAGCGGGTAGTCGACCGCGAGGAACAGCTGCGGCCAGGTGCCGTCGAGGTTCCACGGTGTTCCGAGCTGGAAGCCGTCGTCGCAGCCGCAGAAGTCGTAATAGTGCTCGGCGTCGTTGTCGCGCTCGTAGACGAGCCCGCCGTAGACCGTCGAACGAGCGCTGGGGGTCCAATTCAGGTCGAGCTGACCGATGTACATCTGCGAGCGGCGGTCGGAGTACTCGTCCTGGGTTCCGCTGCTCTTGCTCCAGTCGAACGGCGTCCCGGCCTTGATCGCCCCGCTCACGTTGGCGGTGTCGACGGGCTGGTAGAAGATGTACTGGTTGAAGTTCTCGGCGAAGCGCAGCTGGGCGAACAGCTTGTCGGTGAAGACGTGGTTCCACTGAATCTTGCCGAGGTTCGACCAGTGGTACCACACGTTCGCGTTCTGCTGCGTGACCGGCGTGTACTGCATCCCGTTGTGGCCGCTCGCGGTGACGCAGGGGATTCCCGAGTCGCTGACGCCCGGGTTCGTCACGACGAGCGTTCCCGGCTGGACGACCGTTCCGTTGCAAAGCTTCACGCCCATCGCGTTCGGCGAAAGCGCCTGATCCCAGGGGAGCTTCAGATTACCGCTCTGCAGCAGCAGCTGCACGTCGTCCTTGCCGCTCGGCCGCCAGTGGAAGTTGCCGACGAAGTCGCGCGAGTAGATCGTCGAGGGGAAGCTGTCGCTGAGCCCGTTCGAGATGGCGTTGATGAACGGCTGGTACTGCGTGAACTGGACGGGGTCCGAGTTGCTGTAGTCCAAGCTGCCGTACCACGACCACTTGTTGTCGGGCGTCGCGCTGCCGTACTCCGCCACGATGTCGTGCTCGGAGTTCGGCTGCTGCATGGTGTACGTCAGCGAGCCGGACGCCGGATACGTGCCGCGCTTGACGACCGTGTTGATGATGCCGGCTCCCGCGTTTCCGTACTGGGCGCTGTAGCCGCCGGTGTAGACTTCGACGTTCTGCGTCCCGACGATCGAGAGGTTCGTGGTGAACAGGCCCGTCAACCGGTCGTTGATGGGGATGCCGTCGAACTCCCACGCGACGTCGCCGACGTCGCTGCCGCGGATGCGCGGCCGCCCGGCGACGCCGGTCGAGGTCACGCCCGCTGACGTCTGGATGACGTCGTAGAGCGTCCGGTGGCCGCCGATCCCGGCCGCCGCGGTGAGCTGCTGCGGCGAGACGTTGTAGACGTCGGCGGTCTGGCTCGGCTGGACCAGGTTGCTGCCGCTGCGAGCCGACGTTCTGCCGATCTGCTGCAGCGCTCGCGTGAGCACCTGATCCAGCTTGACGTTCTGGTCCTGCACGACGGTGACGCCGTTGACCACGACTTGGTTGTAGCCTTTGACGGCGACCGAGACCGTGTACGTGTCGGGCGCGAGGTTGTAGATGTTGTAGAAGCCGTTGGCGTCGGTGGTCGCGGTCCCGCGGCCCGACGGCGAGGCGGCCACCACCGCGGCGCCGGCGACCGGCTTGTTCGTGGTGGCGTCGGTGATCGTTCCGGAGATGCTCCCCGTCGTCGCGGCCGAGACCGGGCCGAACGACGCGATCAGCGCGAACAGCGCCAAGAGCGCCGTCGCGATGAGCCGGGTCCGCACGAGATGCTGCATGAATCCTCCCGTCGCCTATTCGCCTGCTCCCGAGCACCGGCGCGCCGCGCGACGAAGACCGAAGACAAAAGAAAAGCGACCGGCGTCATCTGACGCGCGTCCGCAGGCTTCCAAGGTACGCTTGACGTTCGGAAGAGTCCTCGTACGGTGCGGCCGAGCCTCCCGCTCAGCCCATCCACTTGCTCAGACCGCGCGGGGCGTCCGACTCCACGTAGTTCGCGCGGCCGATGCTCAGCGCCAGATACTGTCCCGCCACCAGCCAGGCCAGCGTGTTGAACGCCTCGCCGGTCGCCGGCCCCAGCACCGCGACGTCGCCGCTGCGCGCGCCGATGACGTAGCGCGCCGCTTCAGCTTCGGCGGCTTCGGCCAGCGGGCGGTGGACGATGTCGCGCGAGGCTTCGTCGACGATCCCGATGATCGCGCTCGAGGCGTCGAGCATCGCCGAGCTGCCGTGGCGGAACTCGCCGGCCGGAAAGCCCTCGGCGTGGACATAGCTCGCTTCTTTGATCTTCAGCGCGATCTCGTAGGCGACCGGGACGCCGTAGCCGGCCGCGACGAGCGCGACGTTGCGGCGCCGCGCGATCCGCTGCGCGGCCGCGACGACGTCCGCGACGCCGTCGCCGTCGAGCCAGCCGCGCACGTCTTCGGCGGTCTCGGTCAGCGTCTCGGCGGTCCGGTTCTTCTTGCCGCCGGTGAGCGCGGCGGCCCACAGCAGGATCGCCGCCATCGACGTGACGCTCTTGCTCGCCGGCACCGCGATCTCCGGACCGGCCAGACAGTCGATCAGGATCTCGGCGCGCTGCGCGAGCGGCGAGGAAGCGTCGTTGGTCAGCGCGACGAGCCGCGAAGGCGCCAGCCGGTCGAGCGCGTCGAGCAGATCGGTGGAACGTCCGCTCTGCGAGAGCGCGACGACGCAGGCGTCGCGGTAGGCGGCGTTGTCGAAGCGCGCTTCGGTGGCGGCGAGCGCGGCAGCGCGGATCGCGCGCCGGCGAAACGCGAGCGCGCCGAGCATTCCGACGAAGAGCGAGCTCCCGCTGCCCAAGAACAGCACGTCGCGGCCGGCGATGGAGGCGGCGAAACGGCGCGCGCCGTCCGAGGCCGCAATGCGGCGCCACACGTCGGGCTGCTCGCGGATCTCCGCCTCGAAGTGCGCGCCGAGCACGGAGCTCTAGTCTTCGACGAAGCGCGAGAGGATGCGGCCGCGCAGCTCGCGCAGGGCCGCCGCTTCACCGACCCAGTCGTCGACCTGAAAGGCGAAGATCACCGCACCGTGCTTCACGTTCGCCGCGTACCCGGCCAGCGTGCTGACGTGCGAGATCGAGCCGGTTTTGGCGAAGACGTGCTTTTCCGCCGCCGTGCCCGTGTACGACGACTTCAGCGTCCCGCGCACGCCGGCCAGCGGCAGATCATCGAGCACGAGATCGCGGTTCGGCGAGTCCCAGTCGTGCTTGAGGATCGCGACCAGCGCGCGCGGCGAGATGCGGTCGTAGGCGGAGAGCCCGCTGCCGTCGTCGATCGCCAGCGCGCTCGGATCGACGCCGAGCGACTGCAGCCAGCTCTTCTCGAGCGCGATCCCGTGCGCCGTCGTGCCCGGCGTTCCGTACGGCGCGTTCGTGCCGAGCTCGCGCAGCAGCAGCTCGGCGACGAGGTTGTCGCTCGGCAGCCAGAGGTCGGCCAGGACGTCGCTCAGCGGCTCGGAGTCGTGCATCCACAGCGTCGTGGTGGGCGACGGCAGCGCGCTCGGCGGCACCTCGGCGAGGCGGTGCTCGAACGGCCACGCGGCGGGAACGGCGCTCGGCTCGGAGACCTCGACGCCGTGCCGTTTGAGTGCGGCGACGAACGCGTCGTGCGCGTAGACCGCCGGGCTGGGAACGGCGGCTTCGACCGTGTCCGGCTTGGCGCCGGCCGGAATCGTTCCGGTCATGCGGATGCAGCCGCTGCGGTCGCGCTGCAGGTCGATCGTGTCCTTCGCGCCGGACGCGCCGGTCTGCACCTCGGA is a window of Candidatus Eremiobacterota bacterium DNA encoding:
- a CDS encoding PilZ domain-containing protein encodes the protein MLPELLAWFTGKEQNRRKFPRKRKPYRAAYSLDGKTTHAAIGLDIGGGGLCILTQEPIKRDEFEVRVVLDERNLRMRAKVVWHDNVQHQGRKVWRYGMRFTGIPADDWDAIIRYTTDRPVTEANKAQDELAAVRMTPDDTARLLPKELQTRLLQMLVERRRLAPLDERVTPLVQYFYSGIVRHNDRLVHRLVIQSKVVGPERDELFETRFVFDESGKNVQILN
- a CDS encoding TonB-dependent receptor; translation: MQHLVRTRLIATALLALFALIASFGPVSAATTGSISGTITDATTNKPVAGAAVVAASPSGRGTATTDANGFYNIYNLAPDTYTVSVAVKGYNQVVVNGVTVVQDQNVKLDQVLTRALQQIGRTSARSGSNLVQPSQTADVYNVSPQQLTAAAGIGGHRTLYDVIQTSAGVTSTGVAGRPRIRGSDVGDVAWEFDGIPINDRLTGLFTTNLSIVGTQNVEVYTGGYSAQYGNAGAGIINTVVKRGTYPASGSLTYTMQQPNSEHDIVAEYGSATPDNKWSWYGSLDYSNSDPVQFTQYQPFINAISNGLSDSFPSTIYSRDFVGNFHWRPSGKDDVQLLLQSGNLKLPWDQALSPNAMGVKLCNGTVVQPGTLVVTNPGVSDSGIPCVTASGHNGMQYTPVTQQNANVWYHWSNLGKIQWNHVFTDKLFAQLRFAENFNQYIFYQPVDTANVSGAIKAGTPFDWSKSSGTQDEYSDRRSQMYIGQLDLNWTPSARSTVYGGLVYERDNDAEHYYDFCGCDDGFQLGTPWNLDGTWPQLFLAVDYPLILPSVYAGTKQTFGKLVVEPSLRFDSETYVIPNRPDVHNANGTITKSYAYGPYSTKAWEPRFAFSWSPNSSSAIRGSYGVTSSFVPAAYVFNNSPDGVQAQDARIVSVYYPGAGVVPERNYNADLSFEKSLPNGIDSYRVSPFYRHSTNKLESVRQYVVNPNNTITTKGPSFFRTGIENKATGFEFAWNHVLPNGRDGLSWYFDGTYVNYWGSVTSGTLAGGTPYGSITSSGSYLAAFLATGTLFRNSSQPPWSIAWTGDYRQGRFHADPFVIYQVGAPYNVTGSTCIDMELVNGKSTCVSTDTAVHFSRAMYWTALDIGYDIVKHGKRVVTAGFNVRNLLQNNQGDVFAATNGNYAAHKPNPDLNAYGPHSVPNTLYYYSPDQGPRQVQLYFQTKF
- a CDS encoding SIS domain-containing protein, whose amino-acid sequence is MLGAHFEAEIREQPDVWRRIAASDGARRFAASIAGRDVLFLGSGSSLFVGMLGALAFRRRAIRAAALAATEARFDNAAYRDACVVALSQSGRSTDLLDALDRLAPSRLVALTNDASSPLAQRAEILIDCLAGPEIAVPASKSVTSMAAILLWAAALTGGKKNRTAETLTETAEDVRGWLDGDGVADVVAAAQRIARRRNVALVAAGYGVPVAYEIALKIKEASYVHAEGFPAGEFRHGSSAMLDASSAIIGIVDEASRDIVHRPLAEAAEAEAARYVIGARSGDVAVLGPATGEAFNTLAWLVAGQYLALSIGRANYVESDAPRGLSKWMG
- the dacB gene encoding D-alanyl-D-alanine carboxypeptidase/D-alanyl-D-alanine-endopeptidase, whose translation is MTRPRLRRGAAAAVSVSFALLFARAAAPALAVDRSLGAGVPKPAATGAPWTDAEIASLAANADVALAGSAAVRGAHVGVYAIDARDGRVLYQRNADDDFQPASTFKLLVGSAALERLGPAFRFHTEVLAGGPVANGALQGALVLRGGGDPFLNAADLDAAASAVAKAGIARTGSLLIDDTRYETPGYLPGWNWDDFPYYYAPVVSALTLEENVVHLTVAPGGAAGDAATVTAAPVGTVLTHAAGCREPTAAVTVVASEVQTGASGAKDTIDLQRDRSGCIRMTGTIPAGAKPDTVEAAVPSPAVYAHDAFVAALKRHGVEVSEPSAVPAAWPFEHRLAEVPPSALPSPTTTLWMHDSEPLSDVLADLWLPSDNLVAELLLRELGTNAPYGTPGTTAHGIALEKSWLQSLGVDPSALAIDDGSGLSAYDRISPRALVAILKHDWDSPNRDLVLDDLPLAGVRGTLKSSYTGTAAEKHVFAKTGSISHVSTLAGYAANVKHGAVIFAFQVDDWVGEAAALRELRGRILSRFVED